In Pseudanabaena yagii GIHE-NHR1, the following proteins share a genomic window:
- a CDS encoding thylakoid membrane photosystem I accumulation factor — MKNWLKKSFYLGLCVAIASCISLSILLGTVFGNAQPVQAKLTDDTYDGNIFALYGGNGSIVPPRITLDQSLQLGRPAMVVFYVDDSADCKRFSPILNLAQGFYGKSLSLIAIPVDSLDLQKQNYSPNEEAYYYRGTVPQTVLIGSDGKVSFDREGIFGFEELDSAIRDLLDLPDAPPELKFRKTDKVINELNP, encoded by the coding sequence ATGAAAAACTGGCTGAAGAAATCTTTTTATTTAGGACTTTGTGTAGCGATCGCGAGTTGTATAAGCCTCAGCATATTATTAGGAACAGTATTTGGTAATGCTCAACCTGTCCAAGCGAAACTCACAGATGATACCTACGATGGCAATATATTTGCGCTTTATGGCGGTAATGGTTCAATTGTGCCGCCTCGGATCACCCTAGACCAATCACTTCAGCTAGGTCGCCCTGCAATGGTCGTGTTTTATGTTGATGATAGTGCTGACTGTAAGCGTTTTTCGCCCATCCTTAACCTCGCACAAGGATTTTACGGCAAAAGTCTGAGTTTAATTGCGATTCCTGTGGATAGCTTGGACTTGCAGAAGCAGAACTATAGCCCAAATGAAGAGGCTTATTACTATAGAGGTACAGTTCCGCAAACGGTTTTAATTGGTAGTGATGGTAAGGTGAGCTTCGATCGCGAAGGTATTTTCGGATTTGAAGAGTTAGATTCAGCAATTCGTGATTTGCTTGATTTACCCGATGCTCCTCCTGAACTGAAGTTCCGTAAAACTGACAAAGTGATCAACGAGCTAAACCCCTAA
- a CDS encoding methyltransferase domain-containing protein, with translation MLIQYDPQYKRGGEDCLYRQVNLIAKHPFPDNYFEFGFAEDFLEHIHQDDSIVFLAECYRTLKFGGVLRLSFPGLEGVLEKHYTEINYRNILKAKKEAYTMYDHLHFYSKDELRLVAKHIGYREVNFVEYGVSKFSDLNGLDNRDGQIGLNTYVELIK, from the coding sequence ATGTTGATTCAGTATGATCCACAATACAAGAGGGGAGGGGAGGATTGTCTATACCGTCAAGTCAATTTAATTGCTAAACATCCTTTTCCAGACAACTACTTTGAATTTGGTTTCGCCGAGGATTTTTTAGAACATATTCATCAAGATGATTCTATTGTTTTTTTAGCTGAATGCTATCGAACTTTAAAATTTGGAGGGGTACTACGTCTATCTTTCCCTGGTCTAGAGGGGGTTTTAGAGAAGCATTATACCGAAATTAATTATAGAAACATTTTAAAGGCAAAAAAAGAGGCATACACTATGTATGACCATCTACATTTTTATTCTAAAGATGAACTTAGATTAGTAGCTAAACATATTGGCTATCGAGAAGTAAATTTTGTAGAGTATGGAGTTTCAAAATTTTCAGATCTTAATGGGCTAGATAATAGAGATGGTCAAATTGGCTTGAACACGTACGTTGAGTTAATCAAGTAG
- the folE gene encoding GTP cyclohydrolase I yields MTISISRPITNNSENDSKSAKVLEPLPTRKAISQIIRDRIIAAGDPYFANDSISHHISDIEREELKKEIEAKLQGVFDSLIIDTANDHNTKETAKRVAKMYVDEVFKGRYHPMPKVTDFPNAKELDEIYTLGPITVRSACSHHFVPIVGQAWIGIVPSDRVIGISKFNRIVDWVMSRPHIQEEAAIMVADTIEQLIKPKGLAFVIKAQHMCMTWRGVKEPETQMVNSIVRGSFRNDPHMKKEFFDLIRAHGFGN; encoded by the coding sequence ATGACGATCAGTATCTCCCGCCCTATTACCAACAATTCTGAGAACGATTCCAAAAGCGCAAAAGTCCTCGAACCTCTACCCACCAGAAAAGCTATCTCGCAAATTATTCGCGATCGCATCATAGCGGCTGGAGATCCTTATTTTGCTAATGATTCGATCTCACATCACATCAGTGACATCGAGCGTGAAGAGCTAAAAAAGGAAATCGAGGCTAAGTTGCAAGGCGTTTTTGATTCTCTAATTATTGATACTGCGAACGATCACAACACCAAAGAAACGGCAAAACGTGTTGCCAAAATGTATGTGGATGAGGTCTTTAAAGGACGCTATCACCCCATGCCCAAGGTCACTGACTTCCCCAATGCCAAAGAACTAGACGAAATCTATACCCTTGGTCCAATTACTGTCCGTTCCGCTTGCTCACATCACTTTGTACCCATCGTGGGACAAGCATGGATTGGCATTGTCCCTAGCGATCGCGTGATTGGTATTTCCAAATTTAACCGCATCGTAGATTGGGTAATGAGCCGTCCTCATATCCAAGAGGAAGCAGCAATCATGGTTGCAGATACAATTGAACAACTGATCAAGCCTAAGGGACTAGCCTTTGTAATCAAAGCTCAGCATATGTGCATGACATGGCGGGGAGTCAAGGAACCAGAAACCCAGATGGTAAACTCAATCGTCCGTGGCTCATTCCGCAATGACCCACATATGAAAAAAGAATTTTTCGATCTCATTCGCGCCCATGGCTTTGGCAACTAA